In Asterias amurensis chromosome 4, ASM3211899v1, one genomic interval encodes:
- the LOC139936271 gene encoding E3 ubiquitin-protein ligase TRIM33-like — protein sequence MASSNPPKVSALQKIVQSHLECGICFEQYNDPRVLDCLHSFCKICLQKYQSTNYKDATMLICPVCLKKTQLHQKDVQALKTNFNITGLADQLKLVSLSEDNQWVCKLCKDKNEATHFCFDCPAIFCANCYKVHQKSHTVNTLKDISDGKIASKDRKPKRHPECQTHEGEVMRFYCTTCDVMICRDCTVIDHCNPQHEYIDCNQASSTYKQSLAQLFTPLEETLKKLAKSQAIASTMKDNLNIAVKRTMADLKNRADEIRAEVTAQESRIMDEIKTILKDRNKKLEEFEQAVNVNLQQIQQSLQSAKDFSKNSLAPDFLAVYSTISQDLKELRDQNQPKIDLTPSHLRFTPGVCDISLGNLIMKKPRWELCLEYDKGIGAARDIDACIPGDEIAVADLGKSRVVIYDTEGHQKKTIKLPQRPMAVAAFKNQLVIVDVTNSVKMYNRNGNTMFEFHTVPHSEVGKTPVNLCSVAVIKDTIMVGDVGRSVITKHGSSDGSLIDTVSVQTKPCFLAIDSKDRVVVSDDDRQVDIVGVDGATLISIYPKIDSQQVKSCRGVCCDSSAIYIAVGNGYKSSGHIHQYDTQGRFLSCIAQGMYNPYGISLTSDGQQLAVADCDSVKIYNNV from the exons ATGGCTTCGTCAAACCCACCAAAGGTTTCAGCTCTTCAGAAAATTGTCCAGAGTCATCTGGAGTGTGGTATTTGCTTCGAGCAATATAATGATCCCAGAGTTCTTGACTGTCTGCACAGCTTCTGTAAAATCTGTTTGCAGAAATACCAGTCTACCAACTACAAAGATGCTACGATGCTTATTTGTCCTGTGTGTCTAAAAAAGACACAACTTCATCAGAAAGATGTTCAAGCTCTCAAGACTAACTTCAACATAACTGGTCTTGCAGATCAACTGAAGCTGGTCAGCTTATCTGAAGACAACCAGTGGGTTTGTAAATTATGTAAGGACAAAAATGAGGCAACTCATTTCTGTTTTGACTGCCCTGCAATCTTTTGTGCAAACTGCTACAAAGTGCACCAGAAAAGCCACACAGTAAACACTTTGAAAGACATTAGTGATGGGAAGATTGCAAGCAAAGACAGAAAACCAAAACGCCATCCAGAATGCCAAACTCATGAAGGTGAAGTGATGAGGTTCTACTGTACAACatgtgatgtgatgatttgtAGAGATTGCACTGTCATAGATCACTGTAATCCACAACATGAGTATATTGACTGCAACCAAGCCTCATCCACATACAAACAGTCATTGGCTCAACTCTTTACTCCCCTTGAAGAAACCTTGAAGAAGCTTGCAAAATCTCAAGCAATTGCCTCAACAATGAAAGACAACCTAAACATTGCAGTTAAGAGAACCATGGCAGACTTGAAGAACAGAGCTGATGAAATCAGGGCTGAGGTAACAGCTCAAGAGAGTCGCATCATGGATGAAATAAAAACCATCCTTAAAGATCGGAACAAGAAATTGGAGGAATTTGAGCAAGCAGTGAATGTGAACTTGCAGCAAATACAGCAATCATTGCAGAGCGCCAAAGATTTCAGCAAGAATTCATTAGCTCCTGACTTCCTTGCAGTCTATTCTACTATCAGTCAGGACTTGAAGGAACTCAGAGATcaaaatcaacccaagataGATCTGACCCCTTCCCATCTGAGATTCACTCCAGGGGTTTGTGACATCTCCCTTGGTAATCTGATTATGAAGAAGCCAAGGTGGGAGCTTTGTTTGGAGTATGATAAAGGAATCGGTGCGGCTAGGGATATTGACGCCTGTATTCCTGGGGATGAGATAGCAGTGGCAGACTTAGGGAAAAGCAGAGTGGTAATCTACGACACTGAGGGACACCAGAAGAAAACTATCAAACTACCACAAC GTCCAATGGCTGTTGCTGCATTCAAGAATCAGTTAGTGATTGTGGATGTGACCAACTCTGTCAAGATGTACAATAGGAATGGCAACACGATGTTTGAATTCCACACAGTGCCTCATAGTGAAGTGGGCAAGACACCAGTAAACCTCTGCAGTGTAGCAGTCATAAAGGATACAATCATGGTCGGGGATGTGGGGAGGTCAGTTATAACTAAACACGGATCCAGTGATGGTTCACTGATAGACACTGTTTCAGTTCAGACAAAACCTTGCTTCTTGGCAATTGACAGCAAGGACAGAGTAGTAGTCAGTGATGATGACAGACAAGTAGACATTGTTGGAGTCGATGGTGCTACACTAATCAGCATCTATCCAAAGATTGATAGTCAACAGGTTAAATCCTGCAGAGGTGTATGCTGTGACAGCTCAGCTATCTACATTGCAGTGGGCAATGGGTATAAGAGCAGTGGTCATATTCATCAGTATGACACTCAGGGTAGATTTCTCAGCTGTATTGCTCAGGGTATGTACAACCCATATGGAATCTCATTGACATCAGATGGTCAGCAGCTTGCAGTGGCTGACTGTGATTCAGTGAAGATTTATAACAATGTGTAA